Within Massilia endophytica, the genomic segment AAGCCGATGCGTTCGCAGAATGCGTCCACCGCGTCCATCAGGCCATCGGCGGCGAGCTTGGGGATCATGGCGCAGACGGCGTCCACGTAGTCGTCCGCCCGTCCGGCATATTCCGGCGGCAGCGCGTGCGCGCCGAGGAAGGTGGCGGACACGCGCACGGGAAGCAGGCCGCCGACGCGGCGCGCCGTGCGCAGCATCTTTGCCTCCGCCTCCAGCGACAGGCCGTAGCCAGACTTGATCTCCAGCGTGGTGACGCCTTCGGCCAGCAGGCTCCCAATGCGCGGCAGGCTTTGGCGCAGCAGCTCTTCCTCGCTCGCGGCGCGCGTTGCGCGCACGGTGGACATGATGCCGCCGCCAGCCTTCGCAATGTCTTCGTATGTTGCGCCGTTGAGGCGCGCCTCGAATTCGTCGCTGCGGTTGCCTGCGTGGACAATATGAGTGTGGCAGTCGATGAGGCCGGGAGTCAGCCAGCAGCGCGCGGCATCGCGCGTGTCGTAGGCCGTGCCATGCTGCGCCGCGTCCGCGTCGGGCCCGAGCCAGGCGATGCGGCCATTGCTGACGGCAATCGCCGCGTCGCGCAGCTCTCCGTAGCCGCCACACATGGTGGCGAGATTCACGTTGCGGATCAACAGATCCCAGCGTTGCGTCATGTTTCCTTGTCCTCGTTGCGGATGATGTCGACAATGAAGACTGTCGCCTGGCCCGCCTCGAGCGTCCAGACTTCTTCCTTGTCCAATACCACCGCATCATAGCGCACCATGGCAATACGCTCGCTGCCGCTGAAGACGGCCATGCTTTCGCCTTCCGCGAGGAAGATCACCGTGCAGTCGCTGCGACGCTCCAGCGTCGAAAAATCACGCACCACGCGCCGCTCGAGCTGGTGGGTGCAGCAGCTGCGCCGGGTCATCACATTGAAGTCGGTGGTGGCCGCGCCGTCCACCGTGGCGGTGACGGCAGTCTCCCCGGGGAAAGCGACCATCGGTTCGCGCTCGCTGAGGGCAACCTGCCTTTCGTTGCCCACGTCGAGAACCACTCCCGGGCCTTCGATCAGGGTAAGGGTGCGGTCGATACCGGGGAAGACAGAGAAAGGCCCGCTCTGCGTGATGGTGGCGATGCTGACGCGCCATTCAAAATCGTCGAAGGTGGCGCCGGGCGGGCAAACAATCAGTTCCGTGGTGGAACCGCCGCCGTTCTTCCAGGGCGTTGGGTGCAGGCTTGCGTACTGAATCAGTCGGGTCATGATCGTAGCTCGCGCAGTTCGGCCAGCGTCTGTCTGAAGCGAGCGGCGATGGCCGGTTGCGCCACATGCTCCCGGTCGCGCACCACCCAGCGGCCGCCGACCATCACGTCGCGCACTAGATTATCATTTCCACTGAAAACAAGGGTGCTCAATACGTCGGCAGGGGCCAGGCCATGCAGGTTGGGATGCTGCTCATCCAGAACCAGCAGGTCCGCCCGCTTCCCCGGGGCCAGCTCGCCCACCGGGCGGCCGGATGCCTGCGCGCCGCCCCGAAGCGCGGCCTGCCACAGGAAATCGCCCACCTTGCGCTGCTTCGGGGATACCGCGATATTGCGGCGCTGCTGGCTGAGGCGCTGCCCGTATTCGAGCCAGCGCAGTTCTTCCACCGGGCTTTGCGACACGTGGCTGTCGCTTCCCACGCCGAAAACGCCGCCCTGGGCCAGGAAAGGTTCCAGCGGGAAGATGCCGTCACCCAGATTGGCCTCGGTGGTGGGGCACAGGCCCGCCACGGCGCCGCTGCGGGCTATCGCGGAGATCTCGTCTTCGGAGAGATGGGTGGCGTGCACCAGGCACCAGCGCTGGTCCACCTCGACGTGGTCGTACAGATACTGCACCGGCCTGCGTGCGCTGAAGTCGAG encodes:
- the hutI gene encoding imidazolonepropionase, with the translated sequence MTQRWDLLIRNVNLATMCGGYGELRDAAIAVSNGRIAWLGPDADAAQHGTAYDTRDAARCWLTPGLIDCHTHIVHAGNRSDEFEARLNGATYEDIAKAGGGIMSTVRATRAASEEELLRQSLPRIGSLLAEGVTTLEIKSGYGLSLEAEAKMLRTARRVGGLLPVRVSATFLGAHALPPEYAGRADDYVDAVCAMIPKLAADGLMDAVDAFCERIGFTNEQTERIFRAAKEQGLPVKLHAEQLSDQRGAELVARYGGLSADHLEHLSAAGIDAMRQAGTVAVLLPGAYYFLRDTTPPPIAALREAGVPMAVATDNNPGTSPMASLLLAMNMVCTLWRLTPLEALTGCTVNAARALGLQDDIGTLEVGKRADFALWQIARPADLSYAFGFNPCKAVVNNGLWRNPVVPVTGRQ
- a CDS encoding HutD/Ves family protein, with the translated sequence MTRLIQYASLHPTPWKNGGGSTTELIVCPPGATFDDFEWRVSIATITQSGPFSVFPGIDRTLTLIEGPGVVLDVGNERQVALSEREPMVAFPGETAVTATVDGAATTDFNVMTRRSCCTHQLERRVVRDFSTLERRSDCTVIFLAEGESMAVFSGSERIAMVRYDAVVLDKEEVWTLEAGQATVFIVDIIRNEDKET